Proteins encoded within one genomic window of Candidatus Pseudothioglobus singularis PS1:
- a CDS encoding type IV pilin protein, with protein MKKGFTLIELLIVVAIIGILAGVGVPMYNGYMIQAKINTSEANHKQIANLISRTFLECSINPSKKMRLHPKMSTVPCDSNQMGVWYGYFSDYVDWFGGYENAYDDSLTFCYKSSNAGNVRNPDIGRCVIKYKSQSGKTGILLKTNIGNESGQPDYLEEFIIKE; from the coding sequence ATGAAAAAGGGATTCACCCTCATCGAGTTACTTATCGTAGTTGCCATCATTGGTATTCTCGCTGGTGTAGGGGTGCCTATGTACAACGGGTATATGATACAAGCGAAAATAAATACTTCTGAAGCAAACCATAAGCAGATTGCAAATCTTATATCAAGAACTTTTCTTGAATGCTCCATAAATCCATCAAAAAAAATGAGATTACACCCAAAAATGAGCACTGTCCCTTGTGATTCTAATCAAATGGGAGTTTGGTATGGGTATTTTTCAGACTATGTTGATTGGTTTGGAGGTTATGAGAATGCTTATGATGACTCACTAACATTTTGCTATAAGTCATCAAATGCAGGAAACGTTAGAAATCCTGATATTGGAAGATGTGTAATAAAGTATAAAAGTCAATCAGGTAAGACAGGAATTTTACTTAAGACGAATATTGGTAATGAATCTGGACAACCAGATTACCTCGAAGAGTTCATAATTAAAGAGTAG
- a CDS encoding CPXCG motif-containing cysteine-rich protein — MEYKAITCFFCFEQFEVSLEVGSSFVGNISEIYDCEVCCNPNKIDYEVYDGEININNVGNGNE; from the coding sequence ATGGAATATAAAGCAATCACTTGTTTTTTTTGTTTTGAGCAGTTTGAAGTTTCGTTGGAGGTTGGATCCTCTTTTGTTGGGAACATCAGTGAGATTTATGATTGTGAGGTGTGTTGTAATCCAAATAAAATTGATTATGAAGTTTATGATGGAGAGATAAACATCAATAATGTTGGTAATGGAAATGAGTAA
- a CDS encoding toxin-antitoxin system YwqK family antitoxin: MLSFNSYGSSHLDFSLSDFCYEQPNVQTRIEKIDEYNSVNVYFFPNQEVGITATSICVYKDAYGQYATKVNLKNGKLDGKSTWWYRNGQLDTIEYLKDGKLFGTSTSWYPDGQMKMKGNWPNGIKDGKYITWFKNGQIWREEHWKNGNLDGKSTLWRENGNKAYEFNYKNSLSIGKETNWYENGQKQSEINRNDEGKFTGKYIEWNEKGEITSEYMCEDGKCTSIKG; the protein is encoded by the coding sequence GTGCTTTCTTTTAATTCTTATGGAAGCTCACATTTAGATTTTTCTTTAAGTGACTTTTGTTATGAGCAACCAAATGTCCAAACAAGAATTGAAAAAATAGATGAATATAACTCTGTCAATGTTTATTTTTTTCCTAATCAAGAAGTAGGAATTACAGCCACTAGTATCTGTGTTTATAAAGATGCATATGGTCAATATGCAACCAAAGTAAATCTTAAAAATGGTAAGTTAGATGGTAAATCAACTTGGTGGTATAGGAATGGACAACTTGATACAATAGAGTATCTTAAGGATGGAAAGTTATTTGGAACATCAACTAGCTGGTATCCAGATGGCCAAATGAAAATGAAAGGAAATTGGCCAAACGGTATTAAAGATGGAAAATATATAACTTGGTTTAAAAATGGCCAGATTTGGCGAGAAGAGCATTGGAAGAATGGTAATTTAGATGGGAAAAGTACTTTGTGGCGTGAAAATGGTAATAAAGCATATGAGTTCAATTACAAAAATAGTCTCTCTATTGGTAAAGAAACTAATTGGTATGAGAATGGCCAAAAGCAAAGTGAGATAAATAGAAATGATGAGGGCAAATTTACAGGAAAGTATATTGAATGGAATGAGAAAGGAGAGATAACATCTGAGTATATGTGCGAAGATGGTAAATGTACTTCAATTAAAGGTTAA
- a CDS encoding acyl-CoA thioesterase, with product MDKILKDFNFIIDIKVDWGDMDALQHVNNIEYFKYFQTARIAYFENINSGDLFAESRISTILGSTQCKFIYPLFYPDSISVGVRVESMADQYFTMKYEVKSHNHQRLVAIGDAKVVAFDYVNNVKTSIPDEVRNTIIGFEKTKVQILGKSSS from the coding sequence ATGGACAAAATTTTAAAAGACTTTAATTTTATTATTGACATTAAAGTTGACTGGGGAGATATGGATGCACTCCAGCATGTCAATAATATTGAGTATTTCAAATATTTTCAAACGGCTCGAATTGCATACTTTGAAAATATAAACTCTGGTGACCTATTTGCAGAGTCGAGAATTTCAACGATATTGGGCTCCACCCAGTGCAAGTTTATTTATCCACTGTTTTATCCAGATAGTATCTCAGTGGGTGTGAGAGTCGAATCTATGGCAGATCAGTATTTCACTATGAAATATGAAGTAAAGAGTCATAATCATCAAAGGCTTGTCGCTATTGGTGATGCAAAAGTGGTTGCATTTGATTACGTCAATAATGTAAAAACTTCAATACCTGATGAGGTAAGAAATACAATCATTGGCTTTGAAAAAACTAAAGTTCAAATTCTTGGTAAAAGTTCTTCCTGA
- a CDS encoding XAC2610-related protein — protein sequence MKKLLLFLFISISFNASAADDLVEYMDNGLPKHYELLDGKTPIYIEFTDVIQGRYIVDVEWFPDWGLVPMFNGPANINFKLVDRDVKFTIKTDFFNIGNRMFSFPKYRINANTIANKEVIKMKYSDIANEPFAFGDMNFDGVKELVIANRRQGQRHHDAYEVYLIQEIKDTSYFNIMDLTDTLPYSNIDATTEFDSDNKTIQLYYSGGACSSSYETYKRVFSDYPLRDYNFELIHKIDYETWDEDGNDMPCTKYVYDVVDGKEILDEAKSGTVD from the coding sequence ATGAAAAAACTACTCCTTTTTTTATTTATCTCTATAAGCTTCAATGCCTCTGCTGCTGATGATTTAGTAGAGTATATGGATAATGGCTTACCAAAGCATTATGAGTTATTAGATGGCAAAACACCCATTTATATTGAGTTCACTGATGTTATTCAAGGGCGTTATATAGTTGATGTGGAATGGTTTCCAGACTGGGGGTTAGTGCCTATGTTTAATGGTCCTGCTAATATCAATTTCAAGCTGGTTGACAGAGACGTCAAATTCACCATTAAAACAGACTTTTTCAATATTGGGAATAGGATGTTCAGTTTTCCAAAGTATAGGATAAACGCCAATACTATAGCTAATAAAGAGGTCATCAAGATGAAGTATAGTGATATAGCTAATGAACCCTTTGCTTTTGGTGATATGAACTTTGATGGGGTTAAAGAGTTAGTCATAGCTAATAGGAGACAAGGTCAAAGACATCACGATGCTTATGAGGTCTATTTGATTCAGGAAATTAAAGATACTAGCTACTTTAATATCATGGATTTAACCGATACATTGCCATATAGCAACATAGATGCAACGACAGAGTTTGATTCAGATAATAAGACAATCCAGCTGTATTATTCTGGTGGTGCTTGTAGCTCCTCCTATGAGACTTATAAAAGGGTTTTTAGTGACTATCCTTTGAGAGACTATAATTTCGAATTAATCCATAAAATTGACTATGAGACCTGGGATGAAGATGGGAATGACATGCCTTGCACTAAGTATGTTTATGATGTTGTAGATGGTAAAGAAATTCTAGATGAAGCCAAGTCTGGAACTGTAGATTAA
- a CDS encoding MFS transporter: MDNYILPKKQAIIVFFVFAFGYFLSCLLRAITATLSPVLTLEFDLMAADLGLLAGGYFLGFASMQIPLGYLLDKFGPKKIVSSFTLIALIGTVSFALAQSFSGLLISRILIGVGVSACLMAPLTGYRIWFAKNQQQRAHSWMLMIASLGFLSSTLPVQLLLPTLGWRWIFGGVATLILFSIILMLSFIPKWGHQKDRSLDGSFADVWKNKFFISVIPLGLFNYGGLMAIQTLWAGPWMIRVAGYSPLESATGLFWINITMLVSFFLWGYFLPRIINLGFSALKIIKFGLPLSFLVMLTIILLGPKAGAFYITLFILTSIFLSVIQPAVGLTFQSHLAGKALTSFNLLIFLGAFIMQWFIGLVIDLVKSFGYSEIIGFKTSFSAFLLLSLMSYIFFLIINKKPQSI, from the coding sequence ATGGATAATTATATTCTTCCAAAAAAACAAGCTATTATTGTTTTTTTTGTTTTTGCTTTTGGCTATTTTTTATCGTGCTTGCTAAGGGCTATCACAGCTACACTTTCTCCAGTATTAACACTTGAATTTGATTTAATGGCTGCAGATTTGGGGCTGCTTGCTGGTGGATATTTTTTAGGTTTTGCATCCATGCAAATACCTCTTGGGTATTTGTTAGATAAGTTTGGACCTAAAAAAATTGTATCTTCATTTACATTAATCGCATTAATTGGAACTGTCTCTTTTGCCCTTGCTCAAAGCTTCTCAGGTCTACTAATTTCTAGGATATTAATTGGAGTTGGGGTGAGTGCTTGCCTAATGGCACCATTAACAGGATACAGAATTTGGTTTGCTAAAAACCAACAGCAAAGAGCCCACTCATGGATGTTAATGATTGCTTCGTTAGGATTTTTATCATCGACATTACCTGTTCAACTTTTATTGCCTACGTTAGGATGGAGATGGATATTTGGAGGAGTTGCGACATTGATATTATTTAGCATAATTTTGATGTTATCCTTTATTCCAAAGTGGGGCCATCAAAAGGATAGGTCTTTAGATGGCTCATTTGCTGATGTATGGAAAAATAAATTCTTTATCAGTGTTATTCCGCTAGGTTTGTTTAATTATGGCGGCTTAATGGCAATCCAAACTTTGTGGGCAGGGCCCTGGATGATTAGAGTAGCAGGGTACTCTCCACTTGAAAGCGCTACAGGATTATTTTGGATAAATATTACAATGCTGGTTTCATTTTTCTTATGGGGTTATTTTTTACCTAGGATTATAAATCTAGGTTTTAGTGCATTAAAAATAATAAAATTTGGCTTACCATTAAGTTTTTTGGTAATGTTAACTATTATCCTTTTAGGGCCAAAAGCGGGTGCATTTTATATAACATTATTTATCCTAACTTCAATCTTCTTATCTGTAATACAGCCAGCTGTAGGCTTGACTTTTCAAAGCCACCTGGCAGGTAAAGCGCTTACGTCATTTAATTTGTTAATTTTTTTAGGAGCTTTTATAATGCAATGGTTTATTGGCCTAGTAATCGACTTAGTTAAAAGTTTTGGCTATAGTGAAATTATAGGATTTAAAACGTCCTTTTCAGCTTTCTTATTATTAAGTTTGATGTCTTACATTTTCTTTTTAATTATCAACAAAAAACCTCAATCAATTTAA
- a CDS encoding macro domain-containing protein, with protein sequence MINTKLEKLYLIDSKLELCDKWRQVFSGFPEVEVLTGDYFQQSADAIVSPANSFGIMDGGLDLAIRNELGFQVEKDIQEVILKKYHGEMPIGSAEIINTNHNKWSYLIAAPTMRIPENVAYTLNAYIAFRAILIAINSFNESKPKRPIKSLICSGLGTGIGSMEPVKCAAQMRAAYKLIKEPARISSFEEIYQSHQSLLTA encoded by the coding sequence TTGATAAATACAAAATTAGAGAAGCTATATTTAATTGATTCAAAACTAGAATTGTGCGATAAGTGGAGGCAAGTATTCTCTGGCTTTCCTGAGGTAGAAGTTCTTACAGGTGACTACTTTCAACAAAGTGCAGATGCGATTGTGAGCCCTGCAAACAGCTTTGGAATAATGGATGGTGGGCTTGATTTAGCCATCAGAAATGAATTAGGTTTTCAAGTTGAGAAAGACATTCAAGAAGTTATTCTTAAGAAATACCACGGTGAGATGCCAATTGGTTCAGCTGAGATTATAAATACTAACCATAACAAATGGAGCTACTTGATTGCAGCACCGACTATGAGAATACCTGAGAATGTTGCTTATACTCTAAATGCGTATATCGCCTTTAGAGCTATTCTGATTGCTATAAATAGCTTTAATGAGTCTAAGCCCAAAAGACCAATAAAGTCTCTTATATGCTCTGGTTTAGGGACTGGTATAGGTTCTATGGAGCCTGTTAAATGTGCAGCACAGATGAGGGCTGCTTACAAGCTAATCAAAGAGCCTGCAAGGATTTCCAGCTTTGAAGAAATATATCAATCACATCAAAGTTTATTAACAGCATAA
- a CDS encoding endonuclease NucS domain-containing protein: MSIDFLDDFVKQTKTGGQKVKHYPKEYSNLRLRVSFGQGTLSKIPWVQVVAPDVGTSNGYYPVYLFYKQENILILAYGIGESVEADSWNSEIHSSKQRIDEFIDNPFRYGNSYVCEHYEPIVNGEEVNYLRDGKEVSKKQMTEELDSLVDYYKECMDIDLKDETSVISTGLFYMEQQLEDFIIRNWEETELGKKYDLIYEEGELISQQYRTDIGIMDILAKDKKDGSYVVIELKRKQTSDETIGQVTRYMGWIKKKLGDPEVKGIIVAGKFDEKLDYAQEMTPNIEVFLYQVDFKLNEHKR; encoded by the coding sequence ATGTCAATAGATTTCTTAGATGATTTTGTAAAACAAACCAAAACTGGTGGTCAAAAAGTGAAACATTACCCCAAAGAATATTCTAACTTAAGGTTAAGGGTTTCTTTTGGTCAGGGAACTCTATCTAAAATCCCTTGGGTACAGGTTGTTGCTCCAGATGTTGGCACATCAAATGGCTATTACCCAGTTTATTTATTTTATAAGCAAGAAAACATATTGATACTTGCATATGGGATAGGTGAGAGTGTTGAAGCTGACAGCTGGAACTCTGAAATTCATTCATCTAAGCAAAGAATAGATGAGTTTATAGATAATCCTTTCAGATACGGAAACTCATATGTTTGTGAGCATTATGAGCCGATTGTTAATGGAGAGGAAGTTAATTATCTTCGAGATGGGAAGGAGGTCTCTAAGAAGCAAATGACAGAAGAATTAGATTCTTTGGTTGATTATTACAAAGAGTGTATGGATATAGATTTAAAAGATGAAACATCAGTCATTAGCACTGGACTTTTTTATATGGAGCAGCAATTAGAGGATTTTATTATTCGAAATTGGGAGGAAACAGAATTAGGAAAAAAATATGACCTTATCTATGAAGAAGGTGAATTAATAAGTCAGCAGTATCGTACAGATATTGGAATAATGGATATTCTTGCTAAAGATAAGAAAGATGGAAGTTATGTAGTTATTGAGTTAAAAAGAAAACAAACAAGTGATGAGACTATTGGTCAGGTAACCAGATATATGGGTTGGATAAAGAAAAAACTGGGTGACCCTGAAGTCAAAGGAATAATTGTTGCTGGTAAATTCGATGAGAAACTTGATTATGCGCAAGAAATGACTCCTAATATCGAAGTATTTCTTTATCAAGTTGATTTCAAATTAAATGAACACAAGCGTTAA
- a CDS encoding tetratricopeptide repeat protein: protein MKIQQKIKDAEAGDLKAQWDLSNMYYEGDGVTQDDDKAFYWTSKAAFQGHITSQFNLGFLHSSGKGTSEDSEKAIFWFRKAAEQGYDSAQNNLGVIYLKGLGVDIDYEEAFMWFLMASNSSLSICSDSRKGPGNANAQCNLGIMHYKGQGVPKSNLEAAHWINLAHRQGSERATELLDEYGLWDDIQKYYFI, encoded by the coding sequence ATGAAGATTCAACAAAAAATAAAAGATGCTGAAGCAGGTGATTTAAAAGCTCAGTGGGATTTAAGCAATATGTATTATGAAGGTGATGGTGTCACCCAAGATGATGATAAAGCTTTTTATTGGACTTCCAAGGCGGCTTTCCAAGGACATATTACTAGTCAATTCAATCTAGGTTTCTTGCATTCGAGTGGCAAAGGCACTTCCGAAGATTCTGAAAAAGCTATTTTTTGGTTTCGTAAAGCAGCTGAGCAAGGCTACGATTCTGCACAGAATAACTTGGGAGTGATATATCTCAAAGGGCTTGGAGTTGATATAGATTATGAAGAGGCTTTTATGTGGTTTCTAATGGCTTCAAACTCTTCATTAAGTATTTGTAGTGACTCCAGAAAAGGACCAGGCAATGCTAATGCCCAATGTAATTTAGGAATAATGCATTATAAAGGTCAAGGCGTTCCAAAATCGAATTTAGAGGCGGCACATTGGATTAATTTAGCTCATAGGCAAGGCAGTGAGCGTGCAACTGAATTACTTGATGAATATGGGTTATGGGATGATATTCAAAAATATTATTTTATTTAG
- a CDS encoding tetratricopeptide repeat protein, whose protein sequence is MARQGEFVRAADLIVDLANNGDSTAQYVLSMYFRDPNALNIPEVGEMWLMRAAENNNAKAQYDLGWRLAAGWKNDTVEDIVEMIYWFERATFNGSDDAYANLATLYENEHRDVLAEMEVAANNGNAMAQFNLGWINARGLMSSEGLMQDIDVAEAWFEKSANLGFKDAIEVLEKNF, encoded by the coding sequence ATGGCTAGACAGGGTGAATTTGTTCGCGCAGCAGACCTAATTGTTGATTTAGCTAATAATGGTGACTCCACAGCACAGTATGTGCTCTCAATGTACTTCAGAGACCCTAACGCTTTAAACATTCCAGAAGTAGGTGAAATGTGGTTAATGAGGGCTGCTGAAAATAATAATGCCAAGGCTCAATATGATTTAGGTTGGAGACTGGCTGCTGGTTGGAAGAATGACACAGTAGAAGATATTGTGGAAATGATATATTGGTTTGAAAGAGCGACCTTTAATGGAAGTGATGACGCTTATGCTAATTTAGCGACACTCTATGAAAATGAGCATAGAGATGTATTAGCTGAGATGGAAGTTGCTGCTAATAATGGTAATGCTATGGCGCAGTTTAATCTTGGATGGATTAACGCAAGAGGGCTTATGAGTTCTGAAGGCTTAATGCAAGATATCGATGTTGCTGAGGCTTGGTTTGAGAAGTCAGCAAATCTAGGATTTAAAGATGCAATTGAGGTGCTTGAGAAGAACTTTTGA
- a CDS encoding TonB C-terminal domain-containing protein — protein MKKLLLILSFSFCFPSFANDHIKSLEGGFCYQANTAQIRNNRYFLPNESKPFSGENLCIYAKNGQYHSKGELIDGLQDGWWTWWKVNGELSRTEEYEDGEKIGYKRIALNENGYIERERIYQNNNLIAESKYEYYPNGRIQKEALFQLEEKVSEIEYTYYSNGQIKKKVNHIQENATEWYDNGQLKTEVDRLKGKFNEWYESGQIKSEGVYKDDFKEGKLTVWYENGQIRAEGNHKNGVSNGKYTNWFESGQIKETGNYIKGELDGKVTNWYENGNKHTEGYFKKGIKDGHWIYWYESGQVHKEEDLNSGEALTSAEKEALKKKAQKVFAEVKRKAEEDKTKEEKLNSDEVSKSAEQEALLKKAQTVFAEVKRKAEEERAREAEKRRRQEEAKTKEAEKRKRQVEDDAEKARILLDQLEAERAKQQLAFENEQYNRLLTQEVQAEQDQERLIVIEDQRSTLVTAWVNNIAALIKSNWRYQGADDSWTAEVYVVQDRDGTVVAADVRNANVGDSTRAKAFKDSIRRAVYKSSPLPSAPSEEIFNKELILIFSVN, from the coding sequence ATGAAAAAACTATTACTAATTTTATCTTTTTCATTTTGCTTTCCATCTTTTGCTAATGATCACATTAAATCTTTAGAGGGTGGATTTTGTTACCAGGCAAATACAGCTCAAATTAGAAATAACCGTTATTTTTTGCCGAATGAGTCTAAACCATTTTCTGGAGAAAACTTATGTATTTACGCTAAGAATGGACAATATCACTCTAAAGGAGAATTAATTGATGGGCTACAAGACGGCTGGTGGACTTGGTGGAAAGTGAATGGTGAGCTAAGCAGAACAGAGGAATATGAGGACGGAGAAAAGATAGGTTATAAGAGGATTGCTTTAAATGAAAATGGATACATAGAAAGAGAGAGAATCTACCAGAATAATAATTTAATTGCTGAAAGTAAATACGAATATTACCCAAATGGTCGGATACAAAAGGAGGCATTATTCCAGCTCGAGGAGAAAGTTAGTGAAATTGAATACACATATTATTCAAACGGACAGATAAAGAAAAAGGTTAATCACATTCAGGAAAATGCTACTGAGTGGTATGACAATGGTCAGCTAAAGACTGAGGTTGATCGCTTAAAGGGTAAATTTAATGAATGGTATGAAAGTGGTCAGATAAAGTCAGAAGGAGTTTACAAAGATGACTTTAAAGAAGGTAAGTTAACTGTTTGGTATGAGAATGGTCAGATAAGAGCGGAGGGTAATCATAAGAATGGTGTAAGTAATGGGAAATACACTAATTGGTTTGAGAGCGGTCAAATTAAAGAAACAGGAAATTATATAAAAGGTGAGCTAGATGGAAAGGTAACTAACTGGTATGAAAATGGCAACAAACATACAGAGGGATATTTTAAAAAAGGCATTAAAGATGGTCATTGGATTTATTGGTATGAGAGTGGCCAAGTACACAAAGAAGAAGATTTAAATTCAGGTGAGGCTTTAACATCTGCAGAAAAAGAAGCTCTCAAAAAGAAAGCTCAAAAAGTTTTCGCTGAGGTGAAGAGAAAAGCTGAAGAAGATAAAACGAAAGAAGAAAAATTAAATTCAGATGAGGTTTCAAAATCTGCTGAACAAGAAGCTCTTTTAAAGAAGGCTCAAACAGTTTTCGCAGAGGTAAAAAGGAAGGCTGAAGAGGAAAGAGCGAGAGAAGCTGAAAAAAGGCGTAGGCAAGAGGAAGCTAAAACAAAAGAAGCTGAAAAAAGAAAAAGGCAGGTAGAAGATGATGCTGAAAAGGCTCGAATACTTCTAGATCAATTAGAAGCGGAGAGAGCTAAGCAACAATTAGCCTTTGAAAATGAACAATACAACCGTCTTTTAACTCAAGAAGTACAAGCTGAGCAAGATCAAGAAAGACTAATAGTTATTGAAGATCAAAGATCAACCTTGGTAACTGCCTGGGTTAATAATATTGCTGCATTAATTAAATCTAACTGGCGTTATCAAGGTGCTGATGATAGTTGGACAGCTGAAGTCTATGTTGTTCAAGATAGAGATGGAACTGTTGTAGCAGCAGATGTTCGCAATGCCAATGTTGGAGATAGTACTAGAGCCAAAGCATTTAAAGACTCTATTAGAAGAGCAGTATATAAGTCATCACCACTTCCATCTGCTCCCAGTGAAGAGATATTTAACAAAGAGTTAATCTTGATTTTTAGTGTGAATTGA
- a CDS encoding tyrosine-type recombinase/integrase: MATIQKLMNKKGVSYRVQIRRKGLPNIFKTFTHKQDARRFALRIEESKSAHRAYSSKLTFSTLVEMYLSKEYLGTKPQMQRSRLKYWLNHMGEMPINDIGKDDINSGLDKLPNELSNATINKYKKLASVVFNYGIRELGLTENPTRYIRSLPEKKGRTRYLSDNERKRLFRACRASKWEMLYLLALMAITTGARRGELLNLRWNDIDFEKQVAYINNTKNGEAKVLPLTIDVINELQLFNQNDSSLIFASKITPSKPYVFYKPWKRAVKDAELEDFRFHDLRHTTASYLAQNGATLLEIADVLGHKQIEVTKRYAHLCIEHKSTLINRVMGGI, encoded by the coding sequence ATGGCAACAATACAAAAACTAATGAACAAGAAGGGCGTCTCTTACCGCGTCCAGATACGCAGGAAAGGACTTCCCAACATCTTTAAAACCTTTACCCATAAGCAAGACGCAAGACGCTTTGCTCTTAGGATAGAAGAGAGTAAGAGTGCTCATAGAGCCTATAGCTCTAAGCTAACCTTTAGTACTCTTGTAGAAATGTATCTAAGTAAAGAGTACCTAGGGACTAAGCCGCAGATGCAAAGAAGTAGACTGAAGTACTGGCTTAATCATATGGGAGAGATGCCCATCAATGATATTGGTAAAGATGATATTAACTCAGGTTTAGACAAACTGCCAAATGAGCTCAGTAACGCAACCATTAATAAATACAAGAAGCTCGCATCGGTTGTCTTTAACTATGGAATCAGAGAGCTGGGTCTAACTGAGAATCCAACGCGATATATACGCTCTCTGCCTGAAAAGAAGGGAAGGACAAGATATCTATCAGATAATGAGAGAAAACGCCTATTTAGAGCTTGTAGAGCTTCAAAATGGGAGATGCTCTATTTACTTGCCTTAATGGCAATTACAACAGGAGCGAGAAGGGGAGAGCTACTGAATTTAAGATGGAATGACATAGACTTTGAGAAACAAGTGGCATATATCAATAATACTAAAAATGGAGAGGCTAAAGTTCTGCCTCTAACAATTGATGTGATTAATGAGCTTCAATTATTTAATCAGAATGATAGCTCTCTAATATTTGCATCCAAGATTACCCCGTCAAAACCTTATGTCTTTTATAAACCTTGGAAAAGGGCAGTTAAAGATGCAGAACTCGAAGACTTTAGATTCCACGATTTAAGACACACTACAGCATCCTATTTAGCTCAGAACGGTGCAACTCTTCTTGAGATAGCAGATGTCTTAGGTCATAAGCAAATAGAGGTGACTAAGCGTTATGCTCATCTATGTATAGAGCATAAGTCAACACTTATTAATCGAGTTATGGGTGGCATTTAG
- a CDS encoding GIY-YIG nuclease family protein → MIGFIYVMSNPAHPGLVKIGQSSKDPEKRRRDLSTTGVLEDFVLEYRALTEDYEDVELEVHRQLIGSRYREDREFFKISPSEAISKIREVAGERIESEKNYSKFVSAAQSQSGDGFKVILIILAIFFLIMMFDALGPVIAGLLMSIVIAGILIYRTKEK, encoded by the coding sequence ATGATTGGCTTTATCTACGTTATGTCAAACCCTGCTCACCCTGGTCTTGTAAAGATTGGTCAATCAAGCAAAGACCCAGAGAAAAGAAGGCGTGACCTTAGCACAACTGGAGTTCTTGAAGATTTTGTTCTTGAATACAGGGCTTTAACAGAAGATTATGAGGATGTTGAATTAGAAGTGCATAGGCAATTAATAGGCTCTAGATATAGAGAAGACAGGGAATTTTTTAAAATTTCACCCTCTGAGGCAATTAGTAAAATTAGAGAAGTTGCAGGTGAGAGGATTGAATCTGAGAAAAATTACTCAAAGTTTGTTTCTGCAGCACAAAGTCAGAGTGGCGATGGATTCAAGGTTATTTTAATTATTCTTGCAATATTTTTTCTCATAATGATGTTTGATGCTTTGGGACCAGTCATTGCGGGATTACTTATGAGTATTGTTATTGCTGGCATACTCATATACAGAACAAAAGAAAAATAA